TGtagcatttatttttgttatgcaCCGTTGTAGATCTGATGAGAATTCGTAATGCTTAAAATTGCCTGAATAGATATAACGATTAATTCTTGTTTTCAAGGAAGTTTCACCATCTATGGTGATAATGTCATTATGTTATTACAGAGGTCAATGTGTTTTAGATAATAAGTGACATAGGTTGTATCATTTATTTCTTCTATGCTCAAGGTCCTGAACTGTTGTGCATGTTTCATTTGTTGCCCCCCGAGTCATATTATTTGGCGCGGGATACTTTAGTACTTTGGATCAAATAATCGTGATGGGAAGGAGTACATAGCCAAATGCTCTTTTCCCATTGTAATGCACGGGCACCTAACTAGGGTATGGACATTATCTCATGTTTGTGGTCATGATCAAATCGCTCATAAAACATGTGCATCTTAGATTATAGGCAGAAATGTATTCCAATAATGTTATTTGGAGTGAAATTCATCCCTCaacataaaaaaattgtgaaacacaAATTTCTGCTAAATACTCTATTAACCTTTTCTGTGTGATACTCATGGGTATGTATGCATTGATTGCTAAACATTTTCACATGTGCATTTGACAGCTCAGGTGGCAGCAAACAGGAAGCTTTCTCCATTAGAAGGAATCAAACCGATCGAGAAGGATCAAACCAAGAAGAGAAAGGATCCTACATAGGtcccgtttggcacagctccagctcccaactccaacttacctagAGCTAGAGTTGTGCCAAACGGTCCAGATTCACCAAAACTTGGAGCGGAGCGGGGTGAATCGCTCCACGAAAATGTACTAGCGCGGTGGAGCGAGGAAAATGCcactccacagctccactcccatCTTAATTACAGCGCTACCCATTACTTTTCGAAGAAATTACAATCAGAATGCCACCGCCCTACCCCTTCGTTCCCCCATCCGCACCGAGGCGAATCGCGCATCCCCGAGTCGGGTCTCGCATCGCTCTCCTCCGCGAAGAGAGAGGGGGCGAAGATAGAAGGGGAGGGTCGGAGGGAGgactgaggaggaggaggcggtgccggtgacggcgcacggcggcggcgactgcctCCTCTCTCGCGGCTAGGGCGTCGGGCTGAGGTTTGGGCGGCGCTGGGCAGAAGTTTGGGCGGCGCACGGTGGTTGAGCTTAGCCGCTGAGAGCTCACGGCGGCAGttggcggcgggagcggctccCCACGGCGAGGAGGCGCACGGCAGGAGCtagacaacggcggcggcataGCAGATCTGGTGCAAGGAGGAAggtaaccctaaaccctagacTCTCTCCCTCAAACCCTAGACTTTCTCCCTCAAATCTGGTTCATTTTTTGGGGATTGATTGCCTAGATGTTGGTTAAAATTTCTCCCGATCTGTGTGTCTATTATTGCTTGATTTTTAGTGTATATATTTCAACCATATTCTCACTGTACTTAGATTTCTAGAAAAAATTGGTCAGTGAAATTGAGCAAACTACTTGTATGTTCTCTCTGTACTTGAGCAAACCATATTCTCACTGTATTATTGTTCTTTAGATATAGTTTACTGCAGATGTAAATGTTCTCATGACACATTCCCTTCCAACAGGCTGTATGTTTCGCATTTGCTTTGTAAAAACTAGTCATTATTATATAAGTCCCTGTGTATCACTAGTAGCACAAGCATGGTTCGCTATGGCTGGGTGGAAGTAGTTAGTTTCTGTACATATAAATGTCAAGCTTGTAAACTCTAGTCAAAATGAAGCATCTCAAATTTTCAACCTATGATATATGTTGGCATTGAAAAAAGTATTGGTGTGAGTGAGTGGATGACAGGCATGGCTCAAAATATGTCTTCGAAGGGTGTTAAAATGCCTATAGACTCTGCCGATTGGAATGACTACAACACTAGAGTGGATGCTTCTGTCTTGGAATTTGCTTGCctaaaccctagcttctcttgtagatctggaagaagctcttctcTTAGTTCCAGAGCCTTTAACCTTAATACAAGTAACAGTTTGAGTTTGTTTGTTGTTCCCCCAAAAGTTTGgggggttcaactgaacccccatgtcccaagttggatctGCCCCCTGTTATTTCACTCATTTCACTAATTTGTTTACATACAGTGGAATAATGtagcatttatttttgttatgcaCCGTTGTAGATCTGATGAGAATTCGTAATGCTTAAAATTGCCTGAATAGATATAACGATTAATTCTTGTTTTCAAGGAAGTTTCACCATCTATGGTGATAATGTCATTCTGTTATTACAGAGGTCAATGTGTTGTAGATAATAAGTGACATAGGTTGTATCATTTATTTCTTCTATGCTCAAGGTCCTGAACTGTTGTGCATGTTTCATTTGTTGCCCCCCGAGTCATATTATTTGGCGCGGGATACTTCAGTACTTTGGATCAAATAATCGTGATGGGAAGGAGTACATAGCCAAATGCTCTTTTCCCATTGTAATGCACGGGCACCTAACTAGGGTATGGACATTATCTCATGTTTGTGGTCATGATCAAATCGCTCATAAAACATGTGCATCTTAGATTATAGGCAGAAATGTATTCCAATAATGTTATTTGGAGTGAAATTCATCCCTCAAcagaaaaaaattgtgaaacacaAATTTCTGCTAAATACTCTATTAACCTTTTCTGTGTGATACTCATGGGTATGTATGCATTGATTGCTAAACATTTTCACATGTGCATTTGACAGCTCAGGTGGCAGCAAACAGGAAGCTTTCTCCATTAGAAGGAATCAAACCGATCGAGAAGGATCAAACCAAGAAGAGAAAGGATCCTACATAGTATCTTGATACTGGTTACCTTGGCTAAGAGGACCGATCGGACTATTGGAGAGGAGGGGCTAAGTCGTCTCCACAACAGTGAACTGTCTCCGAGCCAAAACAGAACGAACGCCCAAACAGGCAAACCACGAACTCGAACCCTAGAAACCCTGACCATGGActcgggaggcggaggaggggcaTCGCACAAGGCAGCGTCGGGCTCCGCACCCTcgggggcggcggccgcgaACCCCACGGCGATGCTCTCCGCCCTGATGAGCAAGCGCGCCAAGCTCCAGGAGGAGCTCCGCTCCATAGAGCGCCAGGTTAGGTCTTACACACTGTTCCCTGTCTCTTttgcgcctctctctctctctctcttggaaTTAGGGTTTTGTATAGGAGACCATGGATTTGTTGCATATATGTTCAGATGGCAAGGGCTTGCCATTGCTCAACATGCGAATGAGTGGTGCGAATTTACATTGCTGCGGATGGTTGTAAAATTGGAGTTGTGGATACCTGTAGTAGCCTGAATTTATTGTTCAATCTTTCTTAATGCCTTGGGAATGATAGAAATATGAACCTATTTGGAACCAATATGCTggaccagtgaccactgattgTCATTTCACAGAGAGGATCAGTTGTGACGAACAATTTGGATAGAATTAGGAGGAAGGGAAGAAAGTATCAATTTGATATTCTTGTCGAATATGACCATTCTATTTCTTGTATGTTGTTCTTTGTGCCTGAGAACACTTTGTTATTCTaaggtaaaaaagaaaatcagttaGCTACAACCTGAAAATTCCATCTGTTCTTCTATCCTCGAGTTAAAATGTGGAGTTTCTACTGTGTCTTAGTCAGAAATTATTCGCAGCAAGTATCAAATGAGCTACTTCTATTCATAGTATTTCAAAGTTACACTATGTGGTCCAAATTCCAATATATGTTTGTGATGGTGAATCTTGGTGTGTCATCCAAAATCATTAAATAAGAGGAGCGTTTGGTTTAGTAGAAACCATAATCCTAAAAAGGGAGGAAAGTGCTATTGCTCTCATATCAAGTATTTTAATGGCACTgatatgtgtgttttttttagaaagaacAAAACAGTCGCTCTTTAATACCAGGAACAACACATGATCTATAATGTCAACCATCTTTGCTTGACTTTAAGGGGAAGTTTTGTATATGATATTAAACACTCATAATTTAACAAAATATCTATTCATGCTTTTAACAGAATTGTTCTTATACAACCTGCAAATGATGTTTATGTCCATATGTTGCAGGTTTATGAAATGGAGACAACCTACCTACAAGAGTCTAATCAATTCGGAAGTGTGCTAAAGGGTTTTGAATCATTCTTATCATCGTCAAAGAACACTTCCAAGTAAGAAATCTTTATTTTCTTAGACTGCTACGCCCTTTACTATTTGGAGGTCTTCATTCATTTTCTTTTGACATCCCACTGTATACTTACCAGTTCGAAACCTTCAGAATTCATGCCACATTCTTTGCTTACTTTCAACTGTTGATTGAATGACCTACTGTCCTTCCCTTGAACTTTCTACCAGCCTCTGATCACATATAATTTAGCTAATATTCGGATGAATAATTtatagttatagatattgaACAAAAGATCCTCTGATCACATATAATTTACTAATGATCAGATGAATGATGTTGAACAAAAGATCCTCTGATCACATATAATTTACTAATGATCAGATGAACAAAAGATCCTCTGATCACTATAGTGGCAGTGGCAGGTATTATACAACAGATTCATAACCCAAAATATGCTATGATAGTGTTATGTCAGTTTATTGGCCAATTGCAGGGGTGCTCTATATGCACTATCTAGCATCACCAAGGGAGGGTTGGATTTATGATTACCATTGGCATAATGTTGCGTGTTCATTATTCTGCACAAGCAAATGTTTTATCATTTCTGTTCTGCTAATAGATCACACAGAATTAGTTATGACAGTTTCTATCTTATTATTTTCAGTCTCAAGCGCTCCAGGAAGTTCCAGGCTGATGAGAGGCTGTTCTCCCTGTCATCGGTTACATCTCCAGCGGTATGACTAATGATCCTAAATCCTAATGCACTGAAAAGCCCGTGCCCCTTTTTTAATCTTTTGGTTTGCTTTGATTGATGATTGTTATTCCCCCTGTGCTATACTGATATTTGTGAGTTTGCTAATACATACCATTATTTTCTATTCATTCCAGGTCGATGAACATATGGCTGGACGAGATGGTAAGTTCTCTTTCTTGTTTTCATTAAGCTGAAACCAGGAACAATTGAGACTCTGGGCTCAATACTAGCTGCATCCTGGCAGATGGAAGAGAATATGGATCAGGTCGTTCGAAAGGTGCAACCACTCCTGCAAACGGGCAGTAAGTGCTCAGATTACCTTTGTGGCAAAAAATGTGCTATCCTTATCAGCTTTACATACATCCTTGCAAGGGGCAGTGTTTGTCTAACACttctttatattaaaaaaaacagtgtTTCTAGGAACAACCCTTttagcccttgtttagttccaaactttttcttcaaacttccaacttttccatcacatcaaaactttcctacacgcacaaacttccaacttttccgtcacattgttccaatttcaaccaaacttccaattttagcgtgaactaaacacacccttagtagaATTGCCTAGTTCTGACCCCTCGTGTGTTTGGACAGAGGAAAACCAAAGAAGGGAGGTCGCCCTGGAGGGAGAGACGGCAAGAGAATACGGCCATCAAATGATCCAGATCTGGACGACGAAGAGGACTTCTAACTCGACATGTTGTAGGCCTAGCTCAGTGATGATTTAACCTTGCTAGACTCATGCTTCGAATCATTCTTTCtgtattgtaatttttttttaatcttgtgTTGCAATCCATGGCAAGCAAAGCCTTTTCCCCAGGGAGTAGCCTTGCTCATCTAGTCATCTTATCGTCGGCATTTGCCTGTGCTTgcattttcttccttttcaacCCACCCCGGCGTTGTCTGATTGTCTCCCGTTTTGTAAAGCAGTAGCAAGTTAATTAGACGGTGATAATTTCTGTTAACTCTACTGTAAACAACGTTGCTATAGATTCCAGACTCCAGTGAGACGAGGATGAGACTCCAGCGAGACGAGAATCTGGATTGGCCGATTCTTAGTACCAGAAAAAAATGTCTCATCCGATTataggtttttatattttggaacgtgTAGTTGCTAGCACACCGCCGCGTTTGCCAGGGCCAAGGTGGAGTTGAATCTGTGAGTTCACCTGTTGCATTGCAAGACAAGCTGGAACTTGTAATCTCAACAATTAGATTGCAGGGTGCCTGAGGTTAATTTGTGTACACTTTTTTTTAGTGTAGCTAGCAAAGACTACAAGTAatgctttttatattagtataggtGATTAATTAGCTCTAAGTACAATATGATGATGCAACACGCAGGCATGCATGTCTAAACAGCTGTGCTTAGCTTCAAGTATGGAAATAGCTTGAGCATCACTTCTTCAACAGGTTGCAttgacaaatactccctccgtcccaaaataagtgcagttttgcactatttatCTTCAATGTTtgattatgtttgatttttcgtcttatttaaaaaaaattatgattactatttttattgttattagatgataaaacatgaatagtactttatgtgtgactacttttaaaaaataattcataaatttttcaaataaaacggacggtcaaacattggacacttTAGGATGGACGTAGTATTTTTCATTTTCAGAATCTTAAATGCATTTGTCCATGAAAACATCTTTCGTGGAAAAGATGTCAGAAGCTTTTATCTAAGAATCTCGCTGAATCATCATGTTTAAGTCGATCACATCAGCTGCATATATCTGTCAACAGAAGAACAGAAcaggttgaaaaaaaaaaagctgaagttgatactacctccgtttctaaatatttgacaccgttaacgttttagcatatgtttgaccgttcgtcttattcaaaaacttttatgaaatatttaaaactatatatatacatataagtatatttaacaatgaatgaaaaaaactaataattacttaaattttttgaataagacgaacggtcaaacatatttaaaaaagtcaacagcgtcaaatatttagaatcGGAGAGAGTATTTTTTACTAGAAACATCAAGAACACTAGTAGCACTTATTCAGAATGAGCACTGTTGAAAATGTGGTGCTCTTATTGAGAATTTCACAAGAGCAACACGAACAGAGACTCTATCATACATCAACCTAGGAGACGCCCAGGTTGGCAGCTAATATCAAACAAGATGTTTAAAGCTTTGCTGCAGGACTCCGATGTACAAAGTACTGAAAACCATGGATCATCTAGGTACAGGGAAAAGAAGATAGAAGAAAGCACATCAGTACCATAAAAGTTACCACACACAGCAGAAGCATCGATCTATCTACACTCAGCCAAACCACCTGAAAGAACAGGGGGGGCAAGCAGCATGCCTTGCATCAAGCTTATCTGAACGGTCTACGGCACAACCTGGCATAGGTGCCTCTGGAGGAAGAATTCAGTCAGCAACTGTAACTAATCCTTGGTTTATTTTTCTAGTTCAGCATGTTGAGTCGCGAAAGAATTCGGTCGGTATTGAGGGTGGGCAGGGCTTCTTCGCCACAAATTTGTACTGCAGAAACAAAGGTACAGGAGGCAGCATTAGGAACAGTACAGATAACTGAAGAAATGGGGAGGATATGCAGTTTATACCTTATGTTGGGTATACTTCTCCCTGATTGCAGGAAGGTTACTCCCAGGACCAACACAGAAAAGGCGGTGCAATGCCTTAACGCAGTCGCTTAACTCTGACGACTTGTATTGTGTGTAGTGAGCAAGGGTGGAATTCTGCTTCCAATTTACAATGAGAAGCATATGTTAgctcttgtaatttttttatttgaatgtTGATATAAAAGATGTATGGAAAGTTCAATATGATGATGCCACCACGTACCCAAGGGTGCTTTGCTGGCTGCAGTATGAATTTGGCCAGGAAAATAGCTGATGCCGCTACTAGTGAAGGAGGGTAAGAAAGTAGATTGTACTCCAGCAGTGATAGCTCAGCAACATAATTGGCTAGGAACTCAAGATGCAATGCTGGATCCTGCACGATGAAAAGCTGTTAATGCAATGCAGCATATAAATAGTATGAAATTGCAGCAAGCAGGAGATGATTAAGAGAGCAGCACCTCATCAGATACTTGTGCAACACGGACAAATCTCCTGTTGTAGGCAAGAAGATAGTTATTAGAGTTCGATTCATTCCAGCATTATAGACATCGATGAGATGAAAGAGAATAGAACCTCAAAAAGCATTTTGCTGTAGGTGCAGTCATTTCAAACTTCAGGTAATTCAGGACAGAAGCTTCCATTTCCAAAACCTGACAATCTATGTGTTAGTCATGGAGATAAACATAGAAATGTTCACAGATATGCAAAACAAACCTCATCTCTGAAGTATGTGTTGTCAGTTATATAGCAGAATTCTTCTACTTGAGGTGCACATATCTCCTTGTATTTTCTGATATAGGAACAAGCCAAAATCAGTACACAAAACTCAGATGCAAACTGAGAaacacatttaaaaaaattgctaaTCAGATCTTACGCAGCAATAAGCATACAAGCAACTCCAAGTAATTGCAGTCTTTGACGATTGATCTCATTGCCAGAAAGATAACGGTCAATGTAGTTAACTGTCAGGTATAATGTATCAGGAACAAGACGATATTCTTCAGCGACCTGCACAAAGGAAAAGCACAAATAGAGTGGTAAGTAACGATTGTGGTCTTTAGGCTCCAATCAACTAAAAAAATTTGTTCGGTATAAAAGCTTACTTCCACAAGCCAGTCTATCAGGATCGCTCTCATGCTTGGGTTTACATCCTTTTGGAGTGTTTCCATAAAATCGGTTGATGGATGTTTCCTGGTCTGCTTCAAGTCAAATAGAAAATCACAATGTAAATATGAAATTCAACCTAGATTTGAAACCACTGTGCTCAGGTCAGATTAATTGTCATTTGATCAAACTGACTGCAGTAGTGCAGTCCATGTCACAGCAAAAATAATGAGCAATTGAAAAATACTTCAAGAGCATTGATTACAACAATTGAAATGTATCAATTCATCGGTTCAGTCAATGCTTTAAGAAGATAACTCCATTACAATTTCTCCATATTATACTGTGCTTCTACTGGTTCTATAGGGAATTTCAATATGATGGCCATTAAATGGAACCCactattcagaaaaaaaaaagtattcaaGAATGTTTTATGTAAGGTGTTTACATAATATGCAGAACAAAACTACTGAAAATTGATGGTCACAAAGCATGTCTGGTAGATGATAAGGTGCACCAACAAAGCGAAAAGCAGAAAAGAACGGATTGTGGTGAAATGTGAAAAATATCCTGATAAATTACATTGGAATAATGCCTTATATCAGTGATGTGCACTTATTCTCTTCTTAATTTATGGTCTCATCAAAGTAAACTTTTTTTACTTGTGTTTCATATGGATGCAATCAAGTCTCAAATCATGAGGAAGCAAAACAAAGCCTTCCTATGAAAACATACTACAATAAGGTGCTCAAGGGAAATGTTTTCAGAGAAATAAGGTTTAGTCAAGAATGTATTACCTCGGCCTCGCGCAAGTGCATGTAGATATCAGAAGCAAGAGTAGCACACAACTGCGGATCCTCGTAGTTATTGTCAACATCACAAATTTGGTCGATTTCCATTGGGGAAGGAGCATCCTTCTTCCACTTAGTTTCTGCGAAACAAACAAGGGAAAAGATCAATCAACCATTCCAATAGAATGCACCATATAGCACAAATTTTTCTAGCTATAACTGTGCATTTCAGCAACCAAAACACACCTTCAACATCTCTATCCTCTGAGATACGCAGGTTCTCGTTTGCTCTTCGCTGCAAGGAACCTAGAACTGAGGAGGAATCCCCATTATCAATATACTCAAAGTCTGGGCTTTTCATTGAGTCGCACGTCGACATCGTCTCATCAACCGAAactgaggccctgtttagatgggactaaaacttttaagtccctatcacatcggatgtttgaaaattaattataaatattaaacgtagactattaataaaacccatccataatcttggactaatttgcgagacgaatctaatgagcctaattaatccatgattagcctatgtgatgctacagtaaacattctctaattatagattaattaggcttaaaaaatttgtctcgtgaattagcttttatttatgtaattagttttgtaagtagtctatatttaatactctaaattagtgtctaaagacagggacttaagttaagtccctggaagTAAACACCACCTGAATCTCCTGAATGCATAGGGGAGACGAAGCTGCTGCAGGGTACAGTGACAGGTGCAGGTGCAGCAGTTGGAACAATTCTAAGCACTTTAGGAGGAAGAACTGACTCCTTCTGTGGGGCGCTCTCATGGCGGGATATGGCCGAAGCTGGCTTGGTGGAAGCTGATTTCACCGCCGAGACCCGATTCGTGCCCACATTGCGGCCACTGGCCAAAGATCCCTTCTTCACAGGTGCAGCCCAGGTAGCTGAATTAAATTTCTGCAGGAGGATTGAAGACAAGAAATCAATTTAGAACTTATATTTCAATCTGTTCATTTGGGATTCCAGACCACAAGCATGAAAAGGAACAAATATTTATTAGAAACATTAGCAGCACGCAAGTATCATATTACCAATAGAAGATTCCAAAGCAAGCAAACATACAAAACACTTAGCGAATACCAAGAAAGCTTTTATTTTGAACTTCTGAAGGTGCCAATAAACCCTCAAGTGAATTTAGCCTGTTGACCTGGATGCTCCCCaagaaatcaatcaatcaattaacCATGAAAAGAAACCAGAAAATCAGCAAGAAAAATCTTGTGGATTGGAATAGGAGAATCCTCAAAATCAGCAAGGAAGAATGTGGCAGAGGTCCAAATTTGAATGTGAAGAGCACTGAAAAACCAAAAGGCAAGAATATATTGGGGATTGGAAGAGGAGAATCGTTTGTAGGCTAACCAAGGAGAAATTGAAGAAATGAAAATCTTGTTGTTGGCTGAAAGAAAGAACTCAAGAAGACGAATTCAAGAAACACTATTTATATTTGCTTGAAACCAACAGATCGAGGCGTATGTCCTCCACAAACAAGatggaaaaaaaccaaaaaagaaaaaaatcatacacagaTCGCTTCGGCCATTTCCGCATCAACAGCGACTCACTTGTGCCCCAAGAGGAACcaagaagcaaaaaaaaaaaaaaaaaaagccacccCCAAACCATTCCAACCACCTCACACACCAAAAGATCTCCACCCAAACCGCGCAAAGCAAAGAACAAATcttggagagaaaaaaaaaggaaaaaagaagaagaagaagcagcagcaagcGATCCTTCACGTACCGCattgttggcggcggcggcaacgttGGTGATGTTACCGAGCGCGACGCGCTTcttggccgccgcggcgcccgcggccgccttccctcctccctcccccgccgcgggccgcttcgccgccgacgacgacgacgagcggcgggAGGCTAGGCTGCTCGACATCGGCCGACGGCAACCACCACCTgaaccctcctcctcctgctgctgctgcgagggttgcgagggcggcggcggccggcggggatcAGAGGCGGAGCAGGGCGAGGGCTTGGATCCTTCCCTTCCCGACAGAGGaggggagagccggagaggagaggactcagaggagcggaggaggagaagagagaaaatggCGACGACTCTTTCGATTATTTCCAGTTTTtggggaaactattctaatccctcgaggatgttccctcgtttgctcaaaaaccatctaaacggttatgaaaaatactgaaaaaatttgacaacattcatacaacacatatatacaactctacaaaatcttaattccaaactcaactcacacgtcgagatataaaaagacaaattcagcgtatgaatagtagcgtactgtttatatctaaatttgtcttcttttgtttctcgatgtgtagatcgaatttgaacatgaattttggtggactagtaggtatcattatactctacattgttaatttttttcagaatttttcataactatttgtatcgaatttggaagaaaaaggtatacgaggggatatccctcgagggattagaatccactccccaGTTTTTGGGCCGTTACAGttgttcaaatttcaaatagTAGTAGCAACTTGTTTTAGTTATTCGACCGTTTTAtctgtctttctttttttcatgtCGTCGTGGTTGGGTTATTACGTTTTCGACCGTTATTCATAAACAGAACGGATGTAGAGCTAAATTAATTTCGTGTTACTACTTCTGTCATAGAAGATGACGGATTTTAACTTTGTATTCCCTCcgtactaaaatataaaaaatataagtattttttaagtatagtGTCAAGTCCTTTGATTAttaataagaaaaaataaattaaaaaagatcaatctaaaaaaaatgatattactagatttagcattaaacaaactatcacagtatgtaactctttttatttaaaatattttacttttatgaATATCGTTTATCAATGTAGCATCTTTAAAACCGTGTCGaagtcaaaaacaaaaaaaaaaggcttatATTTTGATATGGAGGAAGTATTCTTTATCGTATTTTCCTACTTATCTATCTCATTTTTCACATGTGTgcttttcaaacggttaaacggtgcgtttttttttaaaacgtaTGTATGTATGAAAGTTATTTGAATAATCATGTTAACTCATTTTTAAgaaataactaatacttaattaattatgcattaATGAACCGTTTCGTTTTACGTGCTCAAAGGGTTAGTTTCTAACACTAATAATCGAACACGGCCTTTGCCGCTTAGAGGAATTTTAATAgtatatagccaactactagctccaaattatttatagataatctaatagccaaattatacaatagttaactacaAATATATAGTACATCATTAATTACTGctcccacttgtcatacacacgtAGCATTtaggagtccgtgctacagctagctacaaatctgcAGCCTGCTTCTTTTCTATCTCCTCTCTTTATGTTCACCACATAAGCTTGTAGCCGACTTATAGTCTATTATTGTACATGCTATTA
This genomic window from Oryza sativa Japonica Group chromosome 12, ASM3414082v1 contains:
- the LOC136354721 gene encoding uncharacterized protein — protein: MDSGGGGGASHKAASGSAPSGAAAANPTAMLSALMSKRAKLQEELRSIERQVYEMETTYLQESNQFGSVLKGFESFLSSSKNTSNLKRSRKFQADERLFSLSSVTSPAVDEHMAGRDDGREYGSGRSKGATTPANGQGKPKKGGRPGGRDGKRIRPSNDPDLDDEEDF
- the LOC9268829 gene encoding cyclin-A1-3 isoform X2; translation: MSSSLASRRSSSSSAAKRPAAGEGGGKAAAGAAAAKKRVALGNITNVAAAANNAKFNSATWAAPVKKGSLASGRNVGTNRVSAVKSASTKPASAISRHESAPQKESVLPPKVLRIVPTAAPAPVTVPCSSFVSPMHSGDSVSVDETMSTCDSMKSPDFEYIDNGDSSSVLGSLQRRANENLRISEDRDVEETKWKKDAPSPMEIDQICDVDNNYEDPQLCATLASDIYMHLREAETRKHPSTDFMETLQKDVNPSMRAILIDWLVEVAEEYRLVPDTLYLTVNYIDRYLSGNEINRQRLQLLGVACMLIAAKYKEICAPQVEEFCYITDNTYFRDEVLEMEASVLNYLKFEMTAPTAKCFLRRFVRVAQVSDEDPALHLEFLANYVAELSLLEYNLLSYPPSLVAASAIFLAKFILQPAKHPWNSTLAHYTQYKSSELSDCVKALHRLFCVGPGSNLPAIREKYTQHKYKFVAKKPCPPSIPTEFFRDSTC
- the LOC9268829 gene encoding cyclin-A1-3 isoform X1; the encoded protein is MSTCDSMKSPDFEYIDNGDSSSVLGSLQRRANENLRISEDRDVEETKWKKDAPSPMEIDQICDVDNNYEDPQLCATLASDIYMHLREAETRKHPSTDFMETLQKDVNPSMRAILIDWLVEVAEEYRLVPDTLYLTVNYIDRYLSGNEINRQRLQLLGVACMLIAAKYKEICAPQVEEFCYITDNTYFRDEVLEMEASVLNYLKFEMTAPTAKCFLRRFVRVAQVSDEDPALHLEFLANYVAELSLLEYNLLSYPPSLVAASAIFLAKFILQPAKHPWNSTLAHYTQYKSSELSDCVKALHRLFCVGPGSNLPAIREKYTQHKYKFVAKKPCPPSIPTEFFRDSTC